One window from the genome of Eriocheir sinensis breed Jianghai 21 chromosome 7, ASM2467909v1, whole genome shotgun sequence encodes:
- the LOC126995301 gene encoding uncharacterized protein LOC126995301: MSRLTKRVWSNNKLSEHTKIQVYRACVVSTLLYGSESWTLRARQERKLNSLHMRCLRRILNITWQDKITNNTVLERAGMTSMFTLLKQRRMRWLGHVVRMDDGRIPKDLFYGELTEGTRPTGRPKLRYKDVCKRDLKALHINTDSWEATASERSAWRQAIQQGLHVFEETLAQQSEAKRQRRKAQNPADQPASIFTCDQCGRDCHSRIGLSSHTRRCT, translated from the coding sequence ATGTCCCGACTTACCAAGAGAGTGTGGTCAAACAACAAGTTGTCCGAACACACAAAGATCCAGGTCTACAGAGCCTGCGTCGTAAGCACACTCCTGTACGGCAGCGAGTCGTGGACCCTTCGAGCTCGCCAAGAACGAAAACTCAACTCGCTCCACATGCGCTGCCTGCGACGCATCCTGAACATTACCTGGCAGGATAAAATCACAAACAACACTGTCCTGGAGAGAGCTGGGATGACCAGCATGTTCACTTTGCTCAAGCAGAGACGCATGCGCTGGCTTGGCCATGTTGTCCGCATGGACGATGGTCGGATCCCCAAAGACCTCTTTTATGGAGAGCTGACGGAGGGGACACGCCCAACTGGCAGGCCAAAACTGCGATACAAGGACGTATGCAAGAGGGACCTGAAAGCCCTACACATCAACACCGACTCATGGGAAGCAACAGCCTCAGAGCGATCCGCCTGGCGGCAAGCAATTCAACAAGGCCTCCATGTGTTTGAGGAGACACTCGCCCAGCAGTCTGAggcaaagagacaaagaagaaaggccCAAAACCCGGCAGACCAACCAGCCTCTATCTTCACCTGTGATCAGTGTGGGAGGGATTGCCACTCTCGTATTGGCCTGTCCAGCCACACCCGACGCTGTACCTGA